Part of the Nicotiana tabacum cultivar K326 chromosome 20, ASM71507v2, whole genome shotgun sequence genome, GTTAGGTGGTCTAActgtatgaaagaaataaaatttgaCGCGTACATAGCACCTATTATCAATATCGAGTAAGTTCAACATTGATATCACATATGATCTaaaataataattgaaagtaaGAACTAGTCCTAGGTAATAAAACCTAAAACAGGTCCAGATATGCATCTTCAGTTGATTACACCCAGTAGCCACTGTCCAGAACTTATGACGTTCAAGACCCTCGTGCCTTCGATCATTGTCTATCCCTTGAATTTTGTTCATTATTGAACTGATTTCTGGTAATATCCTTACATGTGCTTCATCCTGCTTTGTCCTTCTACCTTGTTGCATTGATATGTTAGCCCATTGTGGTCAATAATTACCCGAATGTTGCAGATAACCTTGACACATGACCCGCTCCATTGTATAAATTTGGACCTCATTTTTATGATAGTACCACATGTTCCCAGCTGGCCTCCTTGTATAGTCTGTTAACTGTATTGTTGTAGTTGAAATCTGCTTCAGGGGGAATTTCCACAACACATCCCAGTTACTCATAGATCCTTTCCAAAACCTTCCTCTCATGCCCAAAGCTGCCCGTATGAGTGTGTTGTTttttgcctttcttttcttgTATTGTCTCACTCCTGCAGACTATTGTATAACAATCAGTCACACAACATGCATCTTCCTGCATTTTCAAATGATTCATCCTCATGATACTCAATTTGGCCATAAATTTGCTGATTTTCCAGTTTTGCGATGTAATCCTACTCCAACCTCTCATGCTTGTGCTTATTTCTTTTCCTTCCTCATGGGATTGAGCACTTAGTGCTAATACCACCCAATGAGGTCGTATTAGGAGACAAGGCATGAGTATATTAACATTTCCTGCAAAAAAGAAAACATGGTTAGTGCAAACATTAGTCAGTACCCTCTCTTCTTTACAGATTCGATGATATTGGCTTTTGGTGTTGCCCAACTCCCTCTCAACTACCCATTCCTTATTATTTGCTTCCATCTTCCCCTTCCTTTCTTTGTCAAACTCATAGCTGCTCCATACCTCCCTCAAAGCTATCTCGAATCCACCATAGTTTGTTGCATTTAGAGATACTGTTGCATTAGCATTCCTGCATTGTGCATGTTCATTATAGCTGCCCACACAAATAGTAGACTTTTTTGTTCTATTATTTCCAGATATCATTTGTggagagagatatttgcatttaaAAGCATTCTTGAAAGTCTCAAAAAATTGGGTCGTGTATGTTGTATTGTGTCCCACACACATGTCTTATACTAATATGCTCAAATTTTGCCCCATTTTTTTGACAAAATAAATCTCTCCAGTGCTCTCATCTAAAATCCCAATGGTCCATATATCACTGTGTGCCATGCCCCCTGTTAATGACATGCACGCTTGTTTGTTTAGAGGCATTATTTCCTCCTCCCAAAGTGGTCCAATGTTGTTAGTTTCCCTACGAAGAAGGCGTGCGTTAGAGCAATCCAAAGCTTTTAACCAAAAGTAACGCAAAATTTCCTCTGGCCAACTGAACTTTATCAGACATTTGACTATCTTTTGTCCAGTTGTCTTGGATATCACGTGATGGCTGTGTGAAGCTGCATATGAGACTGAGCCATTCCATAGAGATTCCCAGTATTCGTTTCTAAATCTCTCCATCTCCAATTGAAACATGCTTTGTCCTCGGGCCTCATGAAAGTAGAAATTATTCAGCCCATTTTTAGAGCCAAAAAGCTTTTTCTTTCATCCATTGATTCGTGTGTTCTCCCCCATGTGAACCAGCCTTGCATACTTAAGAAGCACACTGTCCCATATTTCAAGTTGGTGTGATGACCAGCCCATCTTTTAAGAATTATGTTCCCAAGCTTTATTCTTGAACTTGTCAAAAGTGCATACACAGTATCAAAATCTGTGTCGACATCCATGTGCAGTTGAGCATCGATCAGTATTACCACTTCATAACTTTTTATGTTTTGTTGCACGTTAAGTTGAGTTAATTCTCCAAAATCTTTGGCTTCCTATAACTTGATTTTTCTCTTTGATATGCCAGTGTTACCTTTTAGTGTCCTTCTAGTTGATTGAATGCATAGCATTGATACTACCATCTGTAGTTCTTCAGTAAGGTAAGACATTATCATATACCTCTTTCCAGTTTGAGAACTAATCCTATCCTTTTCGGAAGTACTGCTAGCATAAGAGAGAGATTGGATTCAAGAAACACTAGAACTCCTTCTCTGTCTGTCAGTACTAGTATATTTTGTGATCTGATTTTGGTAATAGCACTGATCCCCTTTGTTGCATCCTTTAGCTCCTTGAAACCTTCACTCTGATATACGGGCATTGTGATTTATCTTCATTTACTATCTTCCTGCTTTGATTGTCCAGATCTCTAAAAGGATACGCTTCAATAGGACCAAAATCCAATGCATAGTTTGCTAGGTGATCTGACAGCTTGTTCCCTtctctgaaaatatgtgatattCTTAGGTTGCATCTCTCCTTCAATCTCCTTATTTCCTCCACTTGTTCCACAATGTTCCATGGAGGTTTCCATATGCCATCTATTATATTTTTCATTAACAACGAGTCAGTTTGTAGCCATATGTTAGAGTAATTCAATGACCTGCTTATTCTCAATGGCTCCACCATTGCTTCAGCTTCCACTTCATTGTTTGAGCCCTCATTAATTTCCCAACCTACAGTATACTGAACATCACCATATTCATCTCTCAAGCACACCCCAATCGAGCTTCTTCCCGGATTGCCTCTAGATGCACCATCAGTATTAGCTTTAATCCATCCTTCCAATGGAAACTCCCAAGGCactttctcaaatttcagcttagGAGTATAATTCTCGAGCACCAATAACATGTCCTGCCATTTATGAGGAACATGCAGTCCTAGTTTTCTCAGTTTTATGAGTGATTGTAATGTGTTGGACACCTGATAAATAACCCGACTAACAGATACAACTTCACCATGTTTTAAGATATTTCTCCTTTTCCATAATTCCCAACAGATACACGAAGGTAGGGCTTGTAGTATTGGTTTAATTCTTGGCAATACAGCTGCTGTCCAGCACTTTGTTATTGCCTGATGCAAACTCAGACCCTCCGTTGCTATTCCTGCCATGTTTAGGAAATATTTCCACACTGTCCTTACTGCGTTTGCTGTATAGAATAGGTGTGTTAGTGTTTCTTCATTTGGTTCTGCACAAAACCAACACTTAGATGCCATTGAATAGCCTAATTTGCGCATGAAGTCATCAAGAGGCAGCTTTGCTCTCCATATTTTCCACATAAAGAAAGCAATTTTAAAAGGCATACCTTTAATCCAAATCAAACAATATGCTCTTCTAGGATCCTCCCTCCTCCTTAAATAATCCCATGCTGACTTTACAGTGAAATTACCCTTTGTTTCTAGCATCCAAAAAGGAACATCTAAATCATTTGATATAACTGGAGGCTTAACTCTTTCAATTATATGTGTTACAAACTCCTCTGGTAAGACCTCCAATAGCCTTTCCACATTCCATCGACCATCCTCACCCACATCACTAACATTGTGTATGTTATCATCAATCGCAAAATCTGCAGGAACAAGAAAGTATAAAGCACCCAGCCCTGTCCAATTGTCATACCAGAATAATGATGAGCCCATTCTAGGTTGCCAGAAAATTTGATGTTCAATTAATTCTCTGCATTCAATCATTTTTCTCCAGACATGAGAACCTCCCTTCCAGGGCACTATCACAGAATtcatttttttacaatttttctggCTCATAAAGGAACTCCAAAGGCTTGGTTTAGTCCTGAAAAACCACCAAAGCTTGCAAAAAAGTGCCTTAGCTACGTCATGTAGAGATCTAAATCCAATGCCTCCTTCTTTATATGGCATACACATATTGGTCCAAGAAGCCCAGTGCCTACTAGTACCACCCacagaactactccaaaagaattgTGCAAACATCTTATGGAGCTTGTTAATAACATAGTTAGGAGGATTGATAGTGGATAACAAATGAATGGGCATGCTCTGTAAGACATTAGTTATTAAGACTGCTCTACCCAAATGGATAGAAGTTTACCTTTCCAGGTTTGCAATTTGTCAAGGACTTTGGTCAGCAATCCTTGATAGTGTTCCATCTTCCTCCTAGCATAGAAAATTGGGCATCCCAGATAGGTGAAAGGGAAGTCCTGCCTACCAATTCCAGTAGTCCTCTCCACTTTCCTTACTACTTCTTGATCTACCAAGTGATGAATATATACAGCAGATTTACCTTTATTAAACCGCTGTCCCGATGCATTTTCATATACTTGTAGGATCTCCATGATAAGTCGAAGAGAAGTTGCATCAGAAGAACTGAAGATTATGGTGTCATCTGCGTATGCAAGATGATTGATTTTTGGGCTCCATTTAGGCATTCCAAAGCCATAAAAGTAGAGGTTTGTATGCAGCGAATTCAATCCCCTTGACAAAGCTTCAGCAGCCAGAATAAAACGTGTCGGAGACAATAGATCCCCTTGCTTTACTCCCCCCAATGATTTGAAAAAACCATGTGGCTGTCCATTTATTAGAACTGAATACCAATTATTTCCAATCAAATCAAATACCAACCCAATAAACCTTTCAGAGAATCCCACTTTCCTCAGCACTTTAGTAAGAAATAACCATGAAAACCTATCATATGCTTTCGTCATATCGAGTTTGATCACAACATTAGGACCAGCTCTAGTTCTGAGCCTCATATCTGTGACTATCTCCTGAGTTAACAAAACATTTTCCATTATGCTTCTATCCTTCACAAACCCTACTTACTCCTCTAATATTAAGCCTGGTAATATACCCACCATTCTGTCATGAACTACTCTTGAAAAGATTTTGTTGACAAAATTGCTAAGACTTATCGGGCGTAAGTCTGAAAAGGTAATGACTTCTTTTTTGGTAACAGGACTAAATTTGTGTGGGTTGCACTTTTGGGAAGTTGTTGTCCACAGAAGAAGGATAATACCATCTGCACAATGTCTTCACCTATAATCTCCCAGCAAGATTGGTAGAAAAGTCCAGTAAAACCATCTGGCCCTCCTGCTGAATCTCCATTCAACCCAAAAACTACATGCTTGATTTCCTCTCGAGTGGGGTTGTTGTTTAACTTCTCATTTTGTTCCATAGTTACCATGGATGGGATATGATCAATTATGTGAAAAGTTGTTGGAATTGTATCTTCCCTGAATTGCTCCTGGTAGAATTTTACTGCTTCTGCTGCAATCTAATCTTCCTCTTCCACCCAATTTCCAAGGCTGTCTTGAATTCTGGTGAGTTTTAATCTTTTCCTTCTTCCATTAACTTGCGCATGAAAAAATCTTGTGTTTCGATCACCATCCTTGAACCAAGCCATTCCGGCCTTTTGTCTCCAAAATTGTTCTTCAAATTCCAAGTATTTTATCATTTCAGCTTGAACCTTATGCAACCTTTGTCTGTTCATTTGAGTAGGAGAAAGCTCAAATTGTCTTTCATGAACTAGGACCACTTTTTCTAGGCTAGCAATTTTCTGAAAAATGTCTCCATACGTAGCTCTACTACAAGTAGACAAGGCTTTTTTAAGCTtctttaatttatgattaaaggTCACAAAAGGATTAGcagcaaagtcagccttccaatTTTCCTTTACCAAATCTTTAAATGATGCATGTTGTACCCAGAAGTTAAGAAATCTGAATGATTTCTTGATAGTGAGAGACTCAGTATCACATTTTAATAGCATAGGAGAATGGTCAGATCCAATTTTAGACAAATGTGACACCTCCACCCCTGGGAAAGTCTGTTGAAATTCTATGTTACCAAGACATCTATCCAGCCGCTTGAAAAAACAGTCTTCCTCCGATCTACCATTCCGCCATGTGTAAATGCTCCCTTTGAAGCCCAAATCAGTCAAATTGCATGTATTGATGCAGTGCCTAAAATCATCAACCTCATTTAATGATACAGGTAATCCACAAAATTTCTCCTCCTCATCCCAAATTACATTAAAATCACCTCCCTCAAGCCATGGTACTGTCATGTCAGAAGCCATTGCATAGAGTGAATCCCACAATTCTATTATTTCAATAACATCACATTTTGCATATACCAATGTGAGAGTAAGCTCGACATATGTTTCTGTATGGAATAATCTCAGTGTAATCTGTTGTGTCGTGTTATACAAAATATCCACATTAAAAGCTTCATCAATTAAAGCCCAAATTTTGTTTGAGACATTCACTACTGCTTGGGCCAAGCCTATCCATCTTTTGTAGTTTTCCATCTTGTTAGACTGTTGCATAGGTTCAAGAATCCTTATAAATTCAAAATGATGTTGTCTATGCATTGTGATCAATCTTTCAAATGTCTGCATTGTATTAACAGACCTCACATTCTATATAATTGCCTTCATCATTGATTTTTGGATTTAGAAAGTGTTCTTCTACTTTGTATACCTCCTGCTGGGACTGTGAAGGTTTCTTTTGCTTGTTTTTTCTTTACTTTAGCTGCAGATTTCACCCGCTCAATGTGCCTAGGTGATAAATCACCCTGCTTAGCCACATTGAGGAAGTTTTGTGTTGTTGACTCCTCATCCAAATCCctatttgtttgatcaattggtAAGtcaattttctttgtattttcagAACAAATTATATCTGTACTTCTCTTCACATTTTTCAGCTTTTTATTTGCAGAGCTATTTACATGTTATAGCTAGCCAGAGTTCAATGTAACAGTATCCTTTTCTACATTCAGCACAACAACCTTCATAGTTGTTTCTTGCTTACCTGGATCCTTAGCAATGTTTTTTGTTTTAGCAGTACTATCTTCTGCActcttttgttttgatttattcTTCTCAGACTTGTTGATACCTGCTATTGTTCCACCAGGGTCCTCATCATTACACAATCCTGCTTTATCATGGATTAATTCTGCATTTGGAGAAAAGTGGATTTCAGCATTTTGTGACTCTTTGTTTTTTGCGTTTACACTTTGATCCTCTTCGTTGTTTGTTTCCCCTCCTGTTTCCTTGTCGCTTGCCATTCCATCTGGAATTTCTCCCTCTGCTGCATCTTTCTCAGGTTGGTTTGACTACAATTTATTTCCATTCCACTTTATTTTATCAATGCTTTTAAAAAGTTCAAAATCAGTATCTTCCATTTGGTCATTGTCACTGGTTATCTCCTCTTCCTGCCTTGTTATTGCATCAGTTGTATTTACTTTATCTGCATTTTGGGCCAACTCTACATCTACCCTTGTGTCTTTTGTTGGGATCTCTTGACAAGAGGTGTTTACACCTACCACACTATTAGGATAATTTTTCTGTACCCCAGCGGGTGTCAATTCCCCATTTCTAACATCTTTTGTTCTAAATGCTGCAAGATTAAATGACTGGGCTGTATGATTCATTCCTTTTCCACCTCCAGTAGCATTACAACTGTTAACAGCGATTGAAGCCACAGTCTCATTATTGTTTGGATTAACATCATGAGCATCTGGGTTCAAATTTCTAGTTGAAGCATTATCCTTAGGTACAAGATCGTTTTGACAAGGTGTCTGCTCCACTACATCTAATTGATTGAATTCGTTAACTGCACCTTCTTCAACCTCCAACAGAgaaaatttgtttgtttttgtacCTATTGTGTTGCTTCATTATTGACCGGAACAATTTCCTTCCCAGTAGTGTCGTTTGCTTCATTATTCTCACTTTGTTTACCCTTGTTCTGTCCTCTGTTATTTCTAACTTCCTTCCATTGATGCTTGACATTACCTACAACTTTTCCACTAGTAAGAATCATCATCGGGGCTTTGtgtatttcattttcattttgactTTGAACCACAGCTTCTTTAGCATACTTTTGTTTGTCTTTTTTGCTTTCCATTAATTCCAGGTGAATTCTCCAACATTCAAACATGTCATGTCCTTGTATCTTGCATTCTTTGCAATACTTTGGTAGGTACTCATACCTAATAGTAACCCATTCAGTTCTAACAGTTCCTGACATTTCATTGAGGATGTCCATTCGCACCTTCGTAGGAAGATTATCAAGGAGATTAAGTAAAACCTTAACTTTGGCACAACTTGGCCTTGTCTTATTAATCATGGCCAAATCCAGGTGAAGTGGCTTTCCCACAGCAAAAGCCAAAGAAAAAAGGAATTCTTTAACAAAGTATGTTGGTAACAAATTTGGAAACGAAATCCACGCCATTACCTTAGGT contains:
- the LOC142174502 gene encoding uncharacterized protein LOC142174502, whose product is MQTFERLITMHRQHHFEFIRILEPMQQSNKMENYKRWIGLAQAVVNVSNKIWALIDEAFNVDILYNTTQQITLRLFHTETYVELTLTLVYAKCDVIEIIELWDSLYAMASDMTVPWLEGGDFNVIWDEEEKFCGLPVSLNEVDDFRHCINTCNLTDLGFKGSIYTWRNGRSEEDCFFKRLDRCLGNIEFQQTFPGVEVSHLSKIGSDHSPMLLKCDTESLTIKKSFRFLNFWVQHASFKDLVKENWKADFAANPFVTFNHKLKKLKKALSTCSRATYGDIFQKIASLEKVVLVHERQFELSPTQMNRQRLHKVQAEMIKYLEFEEQFWRQKAGMAWFKDGDRNTRFFHAQVNGRRKRLKLTRIQDSLGNWVEEED